ATTATGACTTGCTAGTTGAAGTAGCGAACCATTTTAATGACCCACTCATTTCAAGTGCTGAAGTAATCTATTTTTTAAAAAATACACCAAAAGTGGCTAGTATCAATGCCCATATAGAGCAAAAGCCGGTGGTATAATGATGAATATTATTATTCGAACAGATGCTTCAATTGAAATTGGTAGTGGACATGTAATGCGTTGTTTGACAATCGCAAAAAAATTACGTGAAAAAGGATGTCGTGTAAAGTTCTGGATGAAACCATTAGTAGGTAACTTAATTGATTATGTTATGCAAGAAGGTTTTGAGAACTTGGAGGAAGCAACGTTAGCTGATATGTATATTATAGACCATTATGAGTTAGGGATAGAATGGGAGCAAAATATACGACCATTTACAAAAAAAATAATTGTTATTGACGATTTAGCCAGAACACATGATTGCGATTTATTACTTGATCAAAATATCGTGCCTAATTACGAAACACGTTACGACGGTAAAGTTCCTTCCCATTGTGTAAAGCTATTAGGTCCAAAATATTTAATTATGAGAGATGAATTTATTGAGGCCCGGGCAAAATTACGAACACGTTCAAGTGATGTAAGACGATTACTTATATTTATGGGAGGATCTGATCCGACAAATGAAACATTAAAAGTATTAGAAGCATTGCGAACAATTCAATTCGAAAGAATTGATGTAATAGTAGGAAACAGTAATCCTATGAAAGATACTATACGTAAAATTTGCTGGGAACGTGGATATTCGTATCATTGTCAAATAGATTATATGGCAAAACTTATGCAATTGGCAGATTTTGCTGTCGGTGCCGGTGGAGGAACAACTTGGGAACGTTGTTATGTAGGTCTCCCTTCAAGTGCGACAATTGTAGCCGATAATCAAAGAGAGACGACCGCTTATGCTGCGAGCCTAGGTGTTGTAAAAAATATAGGATGGCATGAGCAAGTAACGGTAGATACATATAAACAATTATTAGGAAATTTACTCATTGATAATATGAGTAAAAGAGGGATTGAATTAACCGCTACTAAAAGGTCGAATGCATGGATATATGAAATATTGGAGTTGAAAACATGATTAAAATTGGACATAAAGAAATAGGTAGTCATACTAAGCCGTTTATTATTGCGGAAATGTCAGGAAATCACAATCAATCGCTTGATCGTGCACTACGATTAGTAGAGTTAGCTGCCGAAGCAGGCGTCGATGCTTTAAAATTACAAACTTATACACCAGATACAATTACATTAGATGTTCACTCAGGTGAATTTTATATCGAAGATGATCAAAATCTTTGGAAAGGTAATTCTCTTTATAATTTATATAAAGAAGCTCACACTCCATGGGAATGGCATAAAGCTATTTTTGATAAAGCTGCAGAACTAGGATTACTAGCATTTAGTTCTCCTTTTGATGAAACAGCTGTAGATTTTTTAGAAACATTAAATGTTCCTGCATATAAAATTGCCTCTTTTGAAAATGTTGATTTACCACTTATTCGGAAAGTGGCACGAACTGGTAAACCTACAATTATTTCAACTGGAATGGCAACTGCAGCCGAACTTGATGAAGCAGTTAAAACTTTCCGGAAAGAAGGTAATAACCAGCTCATTCTTTTAAAATGTACAAGTACTTATCCAGCTACACCTTTAAACTCTAACTTAGCAACTATCCCACATATGCGTGAATTATTTGGTACGGAAATTGGTTTATCAGATCATACAATGGGCGTTGGTGTTTCTGTCGCAGCTGTTACACTAGGCGCTACAGTAATAGAAAAGCACTTTACTACAGCACGTGCGGATGGTGGGGTAGACTCAGCATTCTCAATGGAACCACATGAACTAAAAATGCTTGTAGAGGAAACAGAGCGAGCTTGGCAAAGTTTAGGACATATTCAATATGGACCGACAGATGCAGAAAAAGATTCTACTAAGTTCCGTCGTTCATTATATATTGGGGAAGATTTAAAAGCAGGTGACATTTTAACAAAGGATAATTTACGAAATGTTCGGCCTGGATTAGGTTTACCCACAAAATATTATGATCTAGTGTTAGGTAAGGAGATTAAACATAATGTGAAAAAAGGGACTCCCCTCAGTTGGGACCTTTTAATATAAATGTATTTAAGCTAATTGTGGCGGCGAATTAAATTCTACAGAAATTAATGAATTAATGGGTAATGAAGTCTATATCGACATATTTAGATTTACTCTAACCTTGAAAAAGTCAAGTAGAAGGAAAATACTTTAAAAGACTTTGGGGTGAAGGCAGATCTTATACAATAATTGAACTTAATATCCTAAATAAAGCATATCTACTGAATATTCTTTAGAAACAATAATTCAATCAAGCAAAATTGAAAAAGAAAAACAAATTATTTTGGATTGGATATCTGAGAATAGATTATATTTACATCATAGTTTGGAGCGAATTAAATGACTATCCAAAATTTCATCTCGTATGGTAAACAGAATATAGATGAGGAAGACATCCAAGCAGTAATTGAAACCCTTCGTTCACCTTATTTAACACAGGGGCCTAAAATCGCAGAATTTGAAAGTGCTATTGCAGAATATGTTGGTACAAAATATGCGGTTGCTTTTACAAACGGCACGGCAGCACTGCATGGGGCGTGCTATGCAGCAGGAATTGGAGTAGGTGATGAAGTAATTACTTCCCCTATAACTTTTGCAGCGAGTGCAAACTGTGTACGATACGTAGGAGGATCGGTTGTTTTTGCTGATATCGATAAATATACGTATAACATTAATCCGAAAGAAATACGAAAAAAAATAACTTCTGAAACGAAAGCAATTATTCCTGTAGATTTCACAGGTCAACCAGTTGATATCGATGAAATTATGCAAATTGCTAAAGAACATAATTTAGTAGTAATTGAAGACGGTGCTCACTCTTTAGGAGCTACATATAAAGAGCGAAAAGTTGGTCAAACAGCTGACATGACAATGTTTAGTTTTCATCCTGTAAAGCCAGTAACAACTGCTGAGGGGGGAATAATTGTTACAAATAATGAGGAGTTCTACAAAAAATTAATGCAATTTAGAAGCCATGGTATTGAAGCGACACAGTATGCCTCAGAACAAGGAGCTTGGTATTATGAAATGACAGATTTAGGTTATAACTATCGCATGACAGACATGCAAGCTGCTTTAGGCTTATCACAAATTAAGAAGCTGGATTCATTCATAGAACGCCGTCAAGAAATTGCAAAAAAATATAATTTAGAATTTCAAAAACATTCACGTGTAACTACACCAAAGCTATTAGTTGAAACAAACTCTGGCTGGCATCTATATATACTTCAATTAAACGATTTAAATAGAAAAGAAGTTTTTGATTTAATGCGTGCGGCAAATATAGGGGTACATGTCCATTATATTCCTGTTTACTGGCATCCCTATTATCGAAACATCGGTTATGAAAAAGGTTTATGTCCAGTTGCAGAAGCTTGGTATGAAAAAGCGTTAACGCTTCCTATTCACCCTAGTTTAACGGACGAGCAAATCAATTATATTGTAGATACATTAAAAAGTATTTTAAAGAAATAATCAGGGGGACTTCAGTATAAAATACTGAAGTCCTCTCTTTTTTGACGATATTAAATATACAAATAAACCCAAATGAAAATTGGCAATATATCGAAAGAATATTTATTATTTTATGATGTGCATAAAACCCATAAGTTTTTTCGATATTATGAAGAGTCTATCCTTTCAAAGTAATTTTAACAATCGGCATTTACATATTCATGAACAATATAATTAGCAGAGAAAGTTGTACGTAATTAGCCATTACTCAAAGGTGAAAAATAATAAATGCGTATTGGCTGGTGAGGTAAAACTAAACGTTCCTTATTAAAATCCATACCAATCTATAAAAAACTGAAATTCCCTTATTATTGTCCGATATAAATAACAATAATAACGGTTGCATTGAATTGAAGGAGGATGAACAACATGCGTATTTCAGGAAGTTCAAATTTAGAAGTGACGAATCAGATAACCTTATCAAATATTACAACAAAGGAATCAGTAGAAAAGTCAGGAAGCGACACTACTACCAGAAAAGAAACGGCAACGATTGAGCCGATGTTTCAACTAAAAAATGGCGATGAAACGAAGGCAAAAGTCCAAGAGGCTGTTAATAAGATGAACGAGATGCTCGATGTAAATAACAGTACATCTAAATTTATGTTCCACGAAGGTCTTGAACGCTACTATGTTACAGTGGTAAATCGTGATACGGAGGAAGTAGTTAAAGAAATACCTCCTAAAAAATTACTAGATGCTTTTTATGAAATGCAAAAAATGTTAGGTATGGTTGTAGACGAAAAAATTTAAGTAGTAACCAGGGAGGAAATATATATGGTAATGCGAGTTGGTGGATTAGCATCAGGTATGGATATCGATGCTTTGGTAGAAAAATTAATGAATGCCGAACGGGCACCTTTAAATAAATTGACACAAAAGAAACAAACATATGAATGGCAACGCGATGCTTATCGTGGTGTAAATACAAAATTAAAAACTTTTGATACGTATATTGCAGATAATTTAGTATTAAAATCCTTAAATTCCAAAACGGCTTCGACTTCAAATTCTAATCTTGTTAGTGCGACAGCAACAGGTTCAGCAACAGGTTCACTTTCGATTGAAGGGGTTTCACAATTAGCAACTTCAGCACGGGCTGTAGGAAATCAAGTAAGTGCAGCTGGGTCTACAAAAATGAGCGACTTAATTGGTGGTGGAACTAAAACAATCGAATTGAAAGCAATTAAAGCTGATGGGACAATGCCTTCTGAAGCAACGAAAATTGAAATCACTGATGGAATGACGGTTAATCAATTTGTAAGTAAG
This genomic window from Solibacillus sp. FSL R5-0449 contains:
- the pseG gene encoding UDP-2,4-diacetamido-2,4,6-trideoxy-beta-L-altropyranose hydrolase, encoding MMNIIIRTDASIEIGSGHVMRCLTIAKKLREKGCRVKFWMKPLVGNLIDYVMQEGFENLEEATLADMYIIDHYELGIEWEQNIRPFTKKIIVIDDLARTHDCDLLLDQNIVPNYETRYDGKVPSHCVKLLGPKYLIMRDEFIEARAKLRTRSSDVRRLLIFMGGSDPTNETLKVLEALRTIQFERIDVIVGNSNPMKDTIRKICWERGYSYHCQIDYMAKLMQLADFAVGAGGGTTWERCYVGLPSSATIVADNQRETTAYAASLGVVKNIGWHEQVTVDTYKQLLGNLLIDNMSKRGIELTATKRSNAWIYEILELKT
- the pseI gene encoding pseudaminic acid synthase, which gives rise to MIKIGHKEIGSHTKPFIIAEMSGNHNQSLDRALRLVELAAEAGVDALKLQTYTPDTITLDVHSGEFYIEDDQNLWKGNSLYNLYKEAHTPWEWHKAIFDKAAELGLLAFSSPFDETAVDFLETLNVPAYKIASFENVDLPLIRKVARTGKPTIISTGMATAAELDEAVKTFRKEGNNQLILLKCTSTYPATPLNSNLATIPHMRELFGTEIGLSDHTMGVGVSVAAVTLGATVIEKHFTTARADGGVDSAFSMEPHELKMLVEETERAWQSLGHIQYGPTDAEKDSTKFRRSLYIGEDLKAGDILTKDNLRNVRPGLGLPTKYYDLVLGKEIKHNVKKGTPLSWDLLI
- the pseC gene encoding UDP-4-amino-4,6-dideoxy-N-acetyl-beta-L-altrosamine transaminase, which produces MTIQNFISYGKQNIDEEDIQAVIETLRSPYLTQGPKIAEFESAIAEYVGTKYAVAFTNGTAALHGACYAAGIGVGDEVITSPITFAASANCVRYVGGSVVFADIDKYTYNINPKEIRKKITSETKAIIPVDFTGQPVDIDEIMQIAKEHNLVVIEDGAHSLGATYKERKVGQTADMTMFSFHPVKPVTTAEGGIIVTNNEEFYKKLMQFRSHGIEATQYASEQGAWYYEMTDLGYNYRMTDMQAALGLSQIKKLDSFIERRQEIAKKYNLEFQKHSRVTTPKLLVETNSGWHLYILQLNDLNRKEVFDLMRAANIGVHVHYIPVYWHPYYRNIGYEKGLCPVAEAWYEKALTLPIHPSLTDEQINYIVDTLKSILKK
- a CDS encoding flagellar protein FlaG; protein product: MRISGSSNLEVTNQITLSNITTKESVEKSGSDTTTRKETATIEPMFQLKNGDETKAKVQEAVNKMNEMLDVNNSTSKFMFHEGLERYYVTVVNRDTEEVVKEIPPKKLLDAFYEMQKMLGMVVDEKI